The Erythrolamprus reginae isolate rEryReg1 unplaced genomic scaffold, rEryReg1.hap1 H_1, whole genome shotgun sequence genome includes a region encoding these proteins:
- the LOC139155329 gene encoding SH2B adapter protein 1-like isoform X1, protein MNGSAVPLSPIGGGMVGEPASFPSLGWREFCEVHARAAAVDFARRFRTFLGENPQFATPGAEAAFSHRFAEHFLEHFEAEMSRAYTSDSPPRCDIAPFTGCSSARDLSETCSDSSVASPVEPPLGPPSGLSSSQSRSSEDVSTVAAVTATKPKLKKRFSLRNVSRSVRGSVRGILQWKTSAESSSGGGDRTPTGANSNSNSSGGGDSERWTHRFERLRLNKASPATLRVELASVRREGLLNYIVADDGSGGGSRTRWQKCRLLLRKAGKGEGEGYLLEFYIPPKATKPRVSIACSCVMDVRTTTPLEMPDKENTFVLKLSSSLEYILETVDSLQMRSWLADIQECMGLGESTDSLEQPFMNHSDSMPSRELPMVPSESNEQLSQGAYGGLMERPSASMSPSSVSIAASHFDSMELPPPQLLPRVPVNEGQFSTGFLHTTFPETPETTGSFLFQGEPDPGGGSLGDTEHPLSEYPWFHGTLSRLKAAQLVLAGGANSHGVFLVRQSETRRGEYVLTFNFQGKAKHLRLSLNEEGQCRVQHLWFQTIFDMLEHFRVHPIPLESGGSSDVTLVSYVVASQRLHEPSISHNLPLPPPLPPARPPHVPLDHGLPESKGQAEEEGQMEPEVDEGASVRVGGSLPLPEESEGRARAVNNQYSFV, encoded by the exons ATGAACGGAAGTGCAGTGCCATTGTCACCAATAGGGGGAGGGATGGTGGGAGAACCTGCCTCTTTCCCCTCCTTGGGTTGGCGGGAATTCTGCGAAGTCCATGCTCGTGCTGCTGCAGTTGATTTTGCCCGTCGTTTCCGGACTTTCCTTGGTGAGAACCCCCAGTTTGCCACCCCAGGAGCGGAAGCTGCTTTCTCACACCGCTTTGCAGAGCACTTCCTAGAACATTTTGAGGCTGAGATGAGCCGGGCTTACACCAGTGACTCTCCGCCCCGCTGTGACATTGCCCCTTTCACTGGTTGTTCTTCTGCACGAGACCTCTCTGAGACGTGTAGTGACTCCTCGGTGGCTTCCCCTGTTGAACCTCCATTAGGTCCGCCTTCTGGCCTCTCTAGCAGCCAGTCCCGCAGCTCTGAAGATGTTTCTACTGTGGCAGCCGTTACCGCTACGAAGCCAAAACTGAAGAAGCGCTTTTCTTTGCGTAATGTTAGCCGTAGTGTCCGAGGTAGTGTGCGTGGCATTCTGCAATGGAAGACCTCAGCTGAATCATCCTCTGGTGGCGGAGACAGGACACCCACTGGAGCCAACAGTAATTCCAATTCTTCGGGTGGTGGTGACTCAGAGCGTTGGACTCACCGATTTGAACGTCTTCGGCTCAACAAAGCCTCCCCAGCCACTCTCCGAGTTGAACTGGCTAGTGTGCGCCGGGAAGGCCTACTGAACTACATTGTGGCTGATGATGGGTCAGGCGGGGGCAGTAGGACACGCTGGCAGAAATGCCGTCTTCTCCTGCGCAAAGCagggaagggagaaggggagggttACCTGTTGGAGTTCTATATCCCACCAAAG GCAACAAAACCACGGGTCAGCATTGCTTGTTCCTGTGTGATGGATGTGCGGACAACAACTCCATTGGAGATGCCAGACAAAGAGAACACTTTTGTGCTGAAG CTATCAAGTTCCTTGGAGTACATCCTTGAGACTGTTGACTCACTGCAGATGCGATCATGGTTGGCTGACATTCAGGAATGCATGGGCTTGGG AGAAAGTACTGATAGCCTGGAGCAGCCCTTCATGAACCACTCAGATAGCATGCCCAGCCGGGAACTTCCCATGGTACCGAGTGAGAGCAATGAACAGCTCAGCCAAG GTGCCTACGGTGGACTGATGGAACGCCCCTCGGCCTCCATGTCTCCCAGCTCGGTCTCTATTGCTGCCTCACACTTCGATTCAATGGAGCTGCCTCCTCCTCAGCTACTGCCTCGGGTGCCAGTTAATGAAGGGCAATTTTCCACTGGCTTCCTCCACACGACTTTCCCTGAAACCCCCGAAACCACAG GTTCCTTCCTCTTCCAAGGTGAGCCCGACCCGGGCGGAGGTAGCCTTGGTGACACCGAACACCCACTCTCTGAGTATCCATGGTTCCATGGCACCCTGTCCCGTCTCAAGGCCGCCCAGCTGGTGTTGGCTGGAGGAGCAAACAGCCACGGCGTCTTCTTAGTGCGTCAAAGTGAGACACGGCGGGGGGAATACGTCCTGACCTTCAACTTTCAGGGCAAAGCCAAG CACCTGCGCCTCTCCCTGAATGAAGAAGGGCAGTGCCGAGTTCAGCATCTCTGGTTCCAGACTATATTTGACATGCTGGAGCACTTCCGGGTCCACCCCATCCCCCTCGAATCAGGGGGCTCCAGTGATGTGACGCTTGTCAGCTATGTGGTTGCTTCGCAAAGGCTGCATG AGCCGAGCATCTCTCATAACCTGCCACTGCCACCTCCTCTCCCTCCAGCCCGGCCACCTCATGTTCCTCTGGACCACGGATTGCCGGAGTCTAAAGGGCAGGCTGAAGAGGAAGGCCAGATGGAGCCAGAGGTGGATGAGGGAGCGTCTGTGAGAGTTGGGGGATCCCTTCCTCTGCCAGAGGAGTCAGAAGGGCGAGCCAGGGCTGTGAACAACCAGTACTCATTTGTTTGA
- the LOC139155329 gene encoding SH2B adapter protein 1-like isoform X2 — MNGSAVPLSPIGGGMVGEPASFPSLGWREFCEVHARAAAVDFARRFRTFLGENPQFATPGAEAAFSHRFAEHFLEHFEAEMSRAYTSDSPPRCDIAPFTGCSSARDLSETCSDSSVASPVEPPLGPPSGLSSSQSRSSEDVSTVAAVTATKPKLKKRFSLRNVSRSVRGSVRGILQWKTSAESSSGGGDRTPTGANSNSNSSGGGDSERWTHRFERLRLNKASPATLRVELASVRREGLLNYIVADDGSGGGSRTRWQKCRLLLRKAGKGEGEGYLLEFYIPPKATKPRVSIACSCVMDVRTTTPLEMPDKENTFVLKLSSSLEYILETVDSLQMRSWLADIQECMGLGESTDSLEQPFMNHSDSMPSRELPMVPSESNEQLSQGAYGGLMERPSASMSPSSVSIAASHFDSMELPPPQLLPRVPVNEGQFSTGFLHTTFPETPETTGSFLFQGEPDPGGGSLGDTEHPLSEYPWFHGTLSRLKAAQLVLAGGANSHGVFLVRQSETRRGEYVLTFNFQGKAKHLRLSLNEEGQCRVQHLWFQTIFDMLEHFRVHPIPLESGGSSDVTLVSYVVASQRLHGRDRAGSRAPVSGFSGDPDSPPNLISILAAASAGDCVAEHLS; from the exons ATGAACGGAAGTGCAGTGCCATTGTCACCAATAGGGGGAGGGATGGTGGGAGAACCTGCCTCTTTCCCCTCCTTGGGTTGGCGGGAATTCTGCGAAGTCCATGCTCGTGCTGCTGCAGTTGATTTTGCCCGTCGTTTCCGGACTTTCCTTGGTGAGAACCCCCAGTTTGCCACCCCAGGAGCGGAAGCTGCTTTCTCACACCGCTTTGCAGAGCACTTCCTAGAACATTTTGAGGCTGAGATGAGCCGGGCTTACACCAGTGACTCTCCGCCCCGCTGTGACATTGCCCCTTTCACTGGTTGTTCTTCTGCACGAGACCTCTCTGAGACGTGTAGTGACTCCTCGGTGGCTTCCCCTGTTGAACCTCCATTAGGTCCGCCTTCTGGCCTCTCTAGCAGCCAGTCCCGCAGCTCTGAAGATGTTTCTACTGTGGCAGCCGTTACCGCTACGAAGCCAAAACTGAAGAAGCGCTTTTCTTTGCGTAATGTTAGCCGTAGTGTCCGAGGTAGTGTGCGTGGCATTCTGCAATGGAAGACCTCAGCTGAATCATCCTCTGGTGGCGGAGACAGGACACCCACTGGAGCCAACAGTAATTCCAATTCTTCGGGTGGTGGTGACTCAGAGCGTTGGACTCACCGATTTGAACGTCTTCGGCTCAACAAAGCCTCCCCAGCCACTCTCCGAGTTGAACTGGCTAGTGTGCGCCGGGAAGGCCTACTGAACTACATTGTGGCTGATGATGGGTCAGGCGGGGGCAGTAGGACACGCTGGCAGAAATGCCGTCTTCTCCTGCGCAAAGCagggaagggagaaggggagggttACCTGTTGGAGTTCTATATCCCACCAAAG GCAACAAAACCACGGGTCAGCATTGCTTGTTCCTGTGTGATGGATGTGCGGACAACAACTCCATTGGAGATGCCAGACAAAGAGAACACTTTTGTGCTGAAG CTATCAAGTTCCTTGGAGTACATCCTTGAGACTGTTGACTCACTGCAGATGCGATCATGGTTGGCTGACATTCAGGAATGCATGGGCTTGGG AGAAAGTACTGATAGCCTGGAGCAGCCCTTCATGAACCACTCAGATAGCATGCCCAGCCGGGAACTTCCCATGGTACCGAGTGAGAGCAATGAACAGCTCAGCCAAG GTGCCTACGGTGGACTGATGGAACGCCCCTCGGCCTCCATGTCTCCCAGCTCGGTCTCTATTGCTGCCTCACACTTCGATTCAATGGAGCTGCCTCCTCCTCAGCTACTGCCTCGGGTGCCAGTTAATGAAGGGCAATTTTCCACTGGCTTCCTCCACACGACTTTCCCTGAAACCCCCGAAACCACAG GTTCCTTCCTCTTCCAAGGTGAGCCCGACCCGGGCGGAGGTAGCCTTGGTGACACCGAACACCCACTCTCTGAGTATCCATGGTTCCATGGCACCCTGTCCCGTCTCAAGGCCGCCCAGCTGGTGTTGGCTGGAGGAGCAAACAGCCACGGCGTCTTCTTAGTGCGTCAAAGTGAGACACGGCGGGGGGAATACGTCCTGACCTTCAACTTTCAGGGCAAAGCCAAG CACCTGCGCCTCTCCCTGAATGAAGAAGGGCAGTGCCGAGTTCAGCATCTCTGGTTCCAGACTATATTTGACATGCTGGAGCACTTCCGGGTCCACCCCATCCCCCTCGAATCAGGGGGCTCCAGTGATGTGACGCTTGTCAGCTATGTGGTTGCTTCGCAAAGGCTGCATG GCCGGGACCGGGCTGGGAGCCGAGCACCAGTGTCTGGGTTCAGTGGGGACCCCGACTCGCCCCCCAACCTCATCTCCATCCTTGCTGCTGCCTCCGCGGGTGACTGCGT AGCCGAGCATCTCTCATAA